GCCCTTTGACCTCAAATCGAGCTACATTTCACCAAACACAACGTGCATGTTTTCGGTTCTCCATAATAGCATGGGATGAAAGACACGGACTACAGAACATCCAGAAAAAGAGGGAACAAGCAAAAGATCCAGATTTAGAAAGCTTTGAGTTTTTCAAATCAAAGGCACGCTCACATCATACCACCTAAGTTTTTCCATTAATGTAACATGTCCATAGCAAAGATCACACCAAGGAACGTATCCATCGAATTTTAGCCGCATCGCAGTGAATGTTTGCGTCTGACAAATCAGAACAAGGATGGATCAAGCACCATCAACCTAAACATGGAATCCCAATACCAGCTGCTTAGGCATCCGCAAATCTGCAAGAAAGTTCCAGAGGACCGGAACTCAGTAAATGATTTTGCTCCATCTTACTTCAACATGTAGCAATGTTCTCAAAAGCATGGTTTTCATTTCATGTTGTAAAGGACCGAAGGGAGATATAATAATTACCCAAGTTCAGAGAGTTTTAGGTGAGCTTCCGCGTAGTCAGCGAAGAAGGCATCTTCATCCTGGAAGAGCAAAACAATGTTCAAACAAAATACATATGTTGATGCAGTTGCTGATTGAAAGGATAACATGTGACCAGGATGATTCGTTTATATTATGTCTAAgcaaccaaagaaagaaaaagtacgCACTGCAGCATATTTTTCAACGAGTGGACGGAAAACAGGATCGGTGAGAAGAGCCTTGTCAGATGGCAGCTGAAGGAGACCTTCCTTATCACCAGTCAATAGCTCCCTAAGAGAACAAATAAAATACTTCCACATTAAGCATATAAATTCATTGAACACAAATAAATCCAGGAAACTCACTTGAAATAGGAGTTATCAAAAATGAGAGGATTGGTAGTCCAAGGTCCCTCAAATCCAGATCTTTCTCTGTGGCATCTTCCCTGAATGGAAGCGAAAGGAAGAATGAGTATATGAAGTCAGCATTCAATACGCTGCTTTACTTTGTGCAAAGCAACGATGTCTCAGAAGTCCAAGTTCCAGATAATGAAATACAAACCAGGGTATGGCCACCAGAGAGAGCAACAATATCCTGATCGCTCAAACCCATGTGACCAAACACATCTCTCAAATGATCAGAGCCTGCCGAGATCTGGCATTTGTTATGCAAAAATGCAACACTCACAAGGAGATTTGCTCTTAAAGCAGGGAAGACAAACTAACCCTTAGTGGCATCAGGAAGACGACCCTCAGGAGGTGGTTCTGGTTTATCCTGTTGTTTAAGATGAAAACACTGTTATCATGACATGAACCTGGATTCGAGCATCAAACattgcaaaaatattttgcagTGAAAACTGGCAGGATTAAAAGGTACCAAGGAGGCATGTGGCATCGGGAAAAAGATAATCTGTCAGAACATTGCCTAGCATCACAGCAAAAGTGCAAGACATTCAAACTAAACTCCAAAGCTCATATTAACCTATCTTTGATACATCAGTTCACATAGACAATTTGTTGTCTGTAACCAAGTAAGCCCTCGAAAAAAAGACTAATTGTAGACTTCTAAAACCCAAGTAAGCCTCCAAGGCGCTAATATTTAATCGTTGAAATGACAGTCAACAGGGATCTAGAACTTCATTGGGTTTGGCTGCTCAGTCAAAAATTTACGGTACCTTCTCTACACAAGAACTGAGCACTGTTCACTTTGTTGGTTAGGGGGGAAATTTAGAGAGATAATGAAACCTATGTCCAGTTTAAGACGGGTACACATCCTACAGAATTATTAGCATTGAGCTCTTACTGTCCTGCATATATGACATGTAAATGCTACGTCACTGCTAGGTACATTAAAAGGGTGGACCAAACATGCCAACAAGCGACTAAATTACACAATGCGTTGCTAAAGAACTTCTATCTAAGCCACCCATTCCACTTTAATTTCCACCTTTTCCACATCAAATGGCGTGGATAATTAACCAAATCTGAGAATTTGCACCATTGCTCTTCACATTTCCTACTGAAATTATCGTCCACAAATAAACGATACAGTGTCAGCATCCCCAGAATATCAAGCtaatcaaaacaaaaattccacTGACCTCTCTTCCTGGGTGGAACGGAATTTCAGGTCCGCCAGTGACTTCCACGGCAACAACACCAGCCAACTGCAACGTATCAGCATGTAATTAGTCTAACTAATGTGCATGATTCCCAGTTGGCACAGCATCCCGACTTTGAAAAACCAAGTTGGAAGCAGCATATCCAGATCTAGGTAGCATCTTCAGTTACAGGCCGCAAATAATCTACCTGATAAAAGTCAGCGTAAGAGAGAATAGGAAACTGCTCCTTGATGGGCTCCAACAACCTAACGGCTATGTCAAGACCATTATTGGCCTCATGAGCGAGCTCAGCTGCATGCTTCATGGTTCCAAACGGACCGCCTGTTTTCGTCTTCACATCGTAAGTACCCGCAGAGTGCCATCTGCACCAACAAATACAACAAGGTTGATTCATACGACCAGAGCTTCAGTCGATCGCTGCACCATGTTTAAGCTGGTGTCCGTCGTAACAGTGTCAGATTCGCAACACGTGTGCTCGCAAgtacatagagagagagagagagagagagagagagagatacgcGAGACGAAGCATGAGCGGAGCACAGTTTTTCTCGGCGATGAGACCTCGGAGCTTCTTCTTGCACTTCCCAACGGCCTTCTCGTACTCCTCGCTCACGGTCGGATAACACTTCCCCATTAGACCAGCCGTTCCCGCGACTACCTCAAACAAATCCGCACATCGAGACATAGACTCGTCAATCAAACGATCCATCGGAAAATCCCACAATACAGACAAGATTCGAACGCACAATCCAAGAACGCCGGAGACCGCACACGTCGAGCTACTCCTAACTTACAATCGCGATCATGCTCGCACACAGAAAGCACAGTGAAACAACGCGAACACGCGCGCGAATCGACAACTTCAGAGCTCGACAACGATCAGACTTCGAAATAGAGCGCAAGAAAGTTCGAACGAGCTTCGACCATCTCGCGTTGGACGTACCAGAAGAAGCAGAGAGAGTGCGCAAGAGAGGAGAAGCACAGTGAAGCGACACGAGGCGAGCACAAGCTTCGGGCTCGGCACTCCTCGTCGACAGGATATATAATGGACCTGCGAGGCTGCGAGGGAACGGAAGATTCTAGAGACTATTCCCGGTCGTCTGATGGGCGTGGTGACGTTGATTTTGCCAGATGTACGGTCCAGATTTGGGGGTTTATGCGGGCGGGGTTGGTGCGGGAAATAAATGGAAGAGCgaaaaaatgacaaatagaaaatagggaaaaatgGAGTGAGTGCGTGTCTACTTCTGGATTGGAGAAAACTACTTTGAAATTGTTGTTTGCGCTTTGTATTGTCCCGatgtccaaaaacaaaaaaaggatgcCCGCCACGCCCCAAAGTACTTTATAGCCGATTGACCGAATTGCCCTTATTTTGTCTTATCTGGAAGTTGCAGGAGAGACGTGCGATGATTATAGTCGTAGAAATAAATGGGATTAAAATTGAAAGTCACGGCCGTCGTTGGCTAATCATATGTCTTTAAAcgattggaaaaatgacacgAATAAATCGATcattttaattaaatatataatgtgatcgttaaatttttaatttattcaatgtgattcttAAATTTTAGTCTAATAAGTAATATgatcttttaaattttaatttatttaatttaatatttgcattttaatgCGTGTTTAATATAGTCTTCAAACTTTATGAGTGCGGGCTGACGA
The genomic region above belongs to Rhodamnia argentea isolate NSW1041297 chromosome 6, ASM2092103v1, whole genome shotgun sequence and contains:
- the LOC115752184 gene encoding L-ascorbate peroxidase, cytosolic, producing MGKCYPTVSEEYEKAVGKCKKKLRGLIAEKNCAPLMLRLAWHSAGTYDVKTKTGGPFGTMKHAAELAHEANNGLDIAVRLLEPIKEQFPILSYADFYQLAGVVAVEVTGGPEIPFHPGREDKPEPPPEGRLPDATKGSDHLRDVFGHMGLSDQDIVALSGGHTLGRCHRERSGFEGPWTTNPLIFDNSYFKELLTGDKEGLLQLPSDKALLTDPVFRPLVEKYAADEDAFFADYAEAHLKLSELGFADA